From the Colletotrichum lupini chromosome 10, complete sequence genome, one window contains:
- a CDS encoding fungal specific transcription factor, translating to MDDQDLLLSSTSGGSLTNPPEQPSSSSSSAPQSQPPAAKKKSSRRGGDSASQKRRCVSTACIACRRRKSKCDGAVPSCAACASVYGTECVYDPNSDHRRKGVYKEKVDSMKARNSTLQILIEAILNANEDEVPDIVKRIRTCDSLDTVAEQILKHETMLQEAEDNDNGDDGYTIDMPIEGERELARKMGELRLENGSVRFIGGTSHLIYLGDSGDANTNEPESDANLTNEDPVTSWTRVTQDKELIAHLMNMYFNWHYTYFTTLSKTLFYRDFFKGKHGLNYKGTIYCSPLLVNAMLSLGCHFTSVPGAYGTPGDSRTKGDHFFAEAKRLIVENDEYERPKLTTVQALALMSVREAGCGREAKGWVYSGMAFRMAQDIGLNFDDGGMSNDKENLGEHAVDARRMTFWGCFLFDKAWSNYLGRLPQIPKNSYNVPKYDVFPSEDAELWAPYTDTGFDQTCSQPSRTRAVGLQLSKLCEISSDLLLFFYHPNHIGRSSGKSVELKKLSELHRRLEDWRKELPNELEPKEGQLPNVILVHMFFHLQYIHLFRPFLKYTPAASPLPSHVSPRRICTANAGAISKLMRLYKKNWNLRQICNIAVYMVHSACTIHMLNLPEKTAKRDIIHGVKHLEEIAEDWLCARRTLSIISVLARKWNVELPEEAEAVLQRTDETYGTFSTSDVPSPRSNLTVASSPSPTQGPVSPVMGKPDQYSPLNQFAQPQTGEQDVAPSPTDLLMASASLAQISGARPPSHQSHNGLGMGPNSLGGWSQPGLTQSIPTYQQQQRFTPMNNNLGPSQTSRAGPTSARQQQLSPGQVFQGLDQDWFLNDGAKWHQNFEAWNMATSQPGGGGGGGMPASDQMFMFSSGSGGMQPPPQPQPQPPRQSSEDTASPNFEGLSSIDTHGWLPGLD from the exons ATGGACGATCAAGATCTCCTTTTGTCGTCCACATCCGGCGGCTCCCTGACCAATCCCCCGGAACAGCCTTCTTCATCATCCTCGTCTGCACCACAATCACAACCACCGGCGGCCAAGAAGAAGTCGTCGCGCAGAGGAGGCGATTCGGCGTCACAGAAGCGGCGCTGCGTGAGCACAGCATGTATCGCCTGCCGCCGGAGGAAATCGAAATGCGACGGAGCCGTGCCCAGCTGCGCTGCGTGCGCCAGCGTTTACGGCACTGAGTGCGTCTATGACCCAAACTCGGACCACCGCCGCAAGGGCGTCTACAAGGAAAAGGTCGATAGTATGAAGGCGCGCAACTCGACACTGCAGATTCTCATCGAGGCCATTCTCAACGCAAACGAGGATGAGGTCCCCGACATTGTGAAGAGGATCAGGACCTGCGACAGCCTTGACACTGTCGCTGAGCAGATCTTGAAACATGAGACTATGCTCCAGGAAGCCGAGGATAACGACAATGGAGACGACGGTTACACGATCGACATGCCCATCGAGGGTGAGAGGGAACTCGCTCGCAAGATGGGCGAACTGCGCCTCGAGAACGGCTCAGTACGCTTCATCGGAGGCACATCACATCTCATCTACCTCGGCGACTCAGGCGACGCCAACACAAACGAACCCGAATCCGACGCGAATCTCACCAATGAGGACCCCGTCACCAGCTGGACCAGAGTTACGCAAGATAAGGAACTCATTGCCCACCTCATGAACATGTACTTCAACTGGCACTACACGTATTTTACGACGCTATCAAAAACACTATTCTACCGTGACTTCTTCAAGGGGAAGCACGGACTAAACTACAAAGGCACCATCTACTGCTCACCACTCCTAGTCAACGCCATGCTATCCCTGGGGTGCCACTTCACCAGCGTGCCGGGAGCGTACGGGACGCCGGGGGATAGCCGTACAAAGGGCGACCACTTCTTCGCCGAGGCGAAGCGCCTTATTGTCGAGAACGATGAGTACGAGCGACCCAAGCTCACGACCGTCCAGGCCCTGGCGCTCATGTCCGTCCGGGAGGCCGGCTGCGGAAGGGAGGCGAAAGGCTGGGTGTACTCGGGTATGGCTTTCCGCATGGCCCAGGATATTGGCCTCAACTTTGACGACGGCGGCATGTCCAATGACAAGGAGAATCTCGGCGAGCACGCCGTCGACGCAAGGCGAATGACGTTTTGGGGTTGCTTCCTCTTCGATAAGGCGTGGTCGAACTATCTGGGTCGCCTGCCGCAGATACCCAAGAACTCGTACAACGTGCCCAAGTACGACGTCTTTCCCTCTGAGGATGCGGAACTGTGGGCGCCTTATACGGATACGGGGTTCGATCAGACGTGCAGTCAGCCGTCGAGGACGCGAGCCGTGGGGTTACAACTCTCGAAGCTTTGTGAGATAAGCAGCgatttacttttattctTTTATCATCCAAATCACATTGGCCGCTCGAGTGGGAAATCGGTGGAACTCAAGAAGCTGAGCGAGCTTCACCGGAGGCTGGAGGACTGGCGAAAGGAATTACCAAACGAACTGGAACCAAAGGAAGGACAACTCCCTAACGTAATCCTCGTACA CATGTTCTTCCACCTCCAATACATCCACCTCTTCCGCCCGTTCCTCAAATACACACCCGCAGCCTCACCCCTCCCATCTCACGTCTCCCCACGCCGCATCTGCACAGCCAACGCCGGCGCAATCTCCAAACTCATGCGCCTCTACAAGAAAAATTGGAACCTCCGGCAAATCTGCAACATCGCCGTCTACATGGTCCACAGCGCCTGCACGATTCACATGCTCAACCTCCCCGAGAAGACAGCCAAGCGCGACATCATCCACGGCGTGAAGCACCTCGAGGAAATCGCCGAAGACTGGCTCTGCGCGCGCCGCACGCTAAGCATCATCAGCGTGCTGGCGCGAAAATGGAACGTCGAATTGCCCGAGGAGGCCGAGGCCGTGCTGCAGAGGACGGACGAGACGTACGGCACGTTTAGTACCTCGGACGTGCCGTCGCCGAGGTCGAATCTCACTGTTGCGTCGTCGCCTTCGCCTACGCAGGGCCCTGTTTCGCCGGTGATGGGGAAGCCGGATCAGTATAGCCCGCTTAATCAGTTCGCGCAACCGCAGACTGGCGAGCAGGATGTGGCGCCCAGTCCGACGGATCTGCTCATGGCGAGCGCGTCTCTTGCGCAGATCAGCGGCGCGAGACCGCCCTCTCATCAATCTCACAACGGGTTGGGAATGGGTCCAAATTCCCTCGGCGGCTGGTCCCAACCCGGACTCACCCAGTCAATACCGACATACCAACAGCAACAACGTTTCACACCAATGAACAACAACCTCGGGCCATCACAGACCTCCCGCGCCGGACCTACCAGCGCGCGCCAGCAGCAACTATCCCCCGGCCAGGTCTTCCAAGGCCTAGACCAGGACTGGTTCCTCAACGACGGCGCAAAGTGGCACCAGAACTTTGAGGCGTGGAATATGGCCACGTCTCAGCccggcggcggaggcggaggcgggATGCCGGCGAGCGATCAGATGTTTATGTTTTCGAGCGGGAGTGGGGGTATgcagccgccgccgcaaCCGCAGCCGCAACCGCCGAGGCAGTCGTCTGAGGATACGGCGAGTCCGAATTTTGAGGGGCTGAGTTCGATTGATACCCATGGGTGGTTGCCGGGACTGGATTAG